From Aquificaceae bacterium, a single genomic window includes:
- a CDS encoding energy transducer TonB, with protein sequence MLREDKVETLFHWGISIILNLMMFTLLSLYLSVRIEVNSPTPPLQVYVEDMPLAKEIKLAGGRQGILHKPREGEGITKKGKDKAIASPVEVSREKGDIQVPAGTQKEEPSLLQEIEQKVRGREREVEREGVKSADIGSITAVVSPGGVGLSGGGRATVYTPPLPRISSDEPLSPLRVRVWIEPSGVVSRVQIIQKSGSTQVDQKMVEFVRGIRFEAIRENTVQTGIITFRFKGG encoded by the coding sequence ATGCTGAGAGAGGATAAAGTAGAAACATTATTTCACTGGGGCATATCTATAATTCTGAACCTTATGATGTTTACCCTTCTTTCACTCTATCTCTCTGTTAGAATTGAGGTGAACTCTCCAACGCCTCCCTTACAGGTATATGTTGAAGATATGCCACTTGCAAAGGAAATAAAGTTGGCGGGTGGAAGGCAGGGCATTCTTCATAAGCCAAGAGAGGGAGAAGGTATTACTAAAAAAGGAAAAGATAAGGCCATTGCATCTCCGGTTGAGGTATCAAGAGAGAAGGGAGACATTCAGGTGCCAGCAGGCACTCAAAAGGAAGAGCCTTCACTGCTTCAGGAGATTGAGCAGAAGGTAAGGGGAAGGGAAAGAGAGGTGGAGAGGGAGGGCGTAAAGAGTGCAGACATTGGAAGCATAACGGCGGTTGTATCACCTGGAGGTGTGGGGCTTTCAGGTGGTGGAAGGGCAACGGTTTATACACCCCCCCTTCCGAGGATAAGCTCTGATGAACCCCTCAGCCCCCTTAGAGTAAGGGTATGGATAGAGCCTTCTGGTGTGGTCTCAAGGGTTCAGATAATTCAGAAAAGCGGTTCAACCCAGGTGGACCAGAAGATGGTGGAGTTTGTAAGGGGTATAAGGTTTGAAGCCATAAGGGAAAACACGGTCCAGACAGGCATAATAAC